One window from the genome of Bacillus rossius redtenbacheri isolate Brsri chromosome 10, Brsri_v3, whole genome shotgun sequence encodes:
- the LOC134536169 gene encoding uncharacterized protein LOC134536169 isoform X2 codes for MAPGAGGGGRPTGTVPKTKMYDPARDQRRDHGPPLNHFSNNLLGLDWQDAHYDRRTRKNSNRSFSDHCEPMDDGGSSHDNRCNSSSYTPDGCQWSSPGPAPPDTDAAVPAREHAHRNSIRDKSNISKTADRSEVVTRLNQICDYIKQTSCLMDTLKNSENSNLVELESTGSSTRGSVGVSPGSNLSPSRASSQGRRQSGSERDELRMKVEESQRKLQALQEHQAALAALQDKARQQLLEARQEQSALMVRCSADDAEEPLEDAVKLDQLQLRLQNLAEMCHDRNQLAVQLGEARAEEMLPEQLALQNKLQQLQSKKQHMDHLVSAPQAAAVAPDAAPARDKVAELSVMKQQLAHLKELVASVEHGKAGERGSEEQAVNLRRQNVHGGSTGDDLATDIHVRTQRLRDAQGRLQQLQELMTLVGDAHASGRPLPDHCLDALLQESSACPVRPGLGPDVTLDKNAALHKDLYPALREKKTNSQSQRQLLALELQAKRLELEALMSKDQGLPCAVNHDKTRSMDTGYVDGTTSTTWGSTTQDLADRSLCYSSDEGGEEEEDVEVCPSVQMRVRAQREPAPSREPLHMSLCLDSAPSTQPHTSGDGAARPSWLAPQDAASSKAVPPTSDYAPPSSTLSGGAPNNVWKPPHLQGDGWGVVYSPLPGDSYYQHLLATSQMQQQNMVFTMLNQCCQLLWLQQRDLQALRAAVHSLQERVSGAGPGTEPAEAARCGMAGYGLFLPAQDEAQLNNCFPSTPALNNQVPPGNRANNYWDNFRSYSRQNLLSTGASKSNEGPGAASHSPSPLVERSHNSLQGPALSLGAAALPVPPERPPSAGRKDKLNTDQTQRGRAVNQRAAGAASVATTAAVKKRRHPAPKITSLPPRNTHNGSAGAGVCYLRDDSSRPVHEEVTALISANESRPDFLLQLFRELRSLHSDPLRQSAPRSVLQPRQFSPLDVPAERVAAASAPPIDDVKVSDMKTCTPAADWMFSGLLVDKGPSAAGDRQEENGPVLPEPLPRNAAWKMKELLTVSPDLQLVSDTAGCLRWLAGDWSVPCVVLQLAQGQGHAHADWSVQSVVTELRPLLRAHYDDTCTPALLETLRCAVVRLLPEQCSDAYCCSQLDVLLRDAFLPFHHCRLGNVAEQLLVVVAEVLQGELSFLAQAGQLCRPPSPATVFTGEDASGVQHVGETHASPLLLDTARPGPVVGAAELCNGDLAEADQSCRAGCDTDASCDAEAAAVEEVGVSEASEETQALVNGHANSAPEHAQPATEAAGEEAELARADDQDWTSRDWTPPPPITPGAELP; via the exons ATGGCTCCCGGGGCAGGAGGCGGGGGCCGCCCCACCGGCACCGTGCCCAAGACCAAGATGTACGACCCCGCGCGCGACCAGCGTCGCGACCACGGTCCGCCGCTCAACCACTTCTCCAACAACCTG CTGGGGCTGGACTGGCAGGACGCCCACTACGACCGGCGCACCCGGAAGAACAGCAACCGCTCGTTCTCGGACCACTGTGAGCCCATGGACG ACGGAGGCAGTTCCCACGACAACCGCTGCAACTCGTCCTCCTACACGCCTGATGGCTGCCAG TGGTCGAGCCCGGGGCCGGCGCCCCCGGACACGGACGCAGCCGTCCCGGCCAGGGAGCATGCACACCGCAACTCCATCAGGGACAAGAGCAACATCTCCAAGACG GCGGACCGCAGCGAAGTGGTGACGCGGCTCAACCAGATCTGCGACTACATCAAGCAGACCTCCTGCCTCATGGACACGCTCAAGAACAGCGAGAACTCC AACTTGGTGGAGCTGGAGAGCACGGGCTCGTCGACCCGGGGAAGCGTGGGTGTCAGCCCCGGGTCCAACCTGAGCCCGAGCCGCGCTTCGAGCCAGGGCCGGCGTCAGTCT GGTAGCGAACGTGACGAGCTGCGCATGAAGGTGGAGGAGTCCCAGAGGAAG TTGCAGGCCCTGCAGGAGCACCAGGCCGCGCTCGCCGCGCTGCAGGACAAGGCACGTCAACAACTGCTCGAGGCACGGCAGGAGCAG AGTGCGCTGATGGTGCGCTGCTCAGCGGACGACGCGGAGGAGCCCTTGGAAGATGCTGTGAAGCTGGACCAGCTGCAGCTGCGGCTCCAGAATCTGGCCGAGATGTGCCACGACAGGAACCAG CTGGCGGTGCAGCTGGGAGAGGCCAGGGCTGAGGAGATGCTTCCCGAGCAACTGGCTCTGCAGAACAAGCTGCAGCAGCTGCAGAGCAAGAAGCAGCACATGGACCACCTGGTGTCTGCGCCCCAGGCCGCTGCCGTCGCTCCAG atGCCGCGCCGGCCAGGGACAAGGTGGCGGAGCTGAGCGTGATGAAGCAGCAGCTGGCGCACCTCAAGGAGCTGGTGGCGAGCGTGGAGCACGGCAAG GCGGGGGAGCGCGGCTCGGAGGAACAGGCTGTCAACCTGCGCAGGCAGAACGTGCATGGTGGCAGCACTGGTGATGATCTGGCCACCGACATTCACGTCAGGACACA GAGGCTGAGGGACGCTCAGGGCCGGCTGCAGCAGCTGCAGGAGCTCATGACGCTCGTGGGGGACGCCCACGCCAGCGGCCGCCCGCTGCCGGACCACTGCCTGGATGCGTTACTGCAAGAGTCCTCCGCCTGCCCCGTCAG GCCGGGCTTGGGACCGGACGTGACCCTGGACAAGAACGCTGCTCTCCACAAGGACTTGTACCCTGCGCTGCGCGAGAAGAAAACCAACTCTCAG TCTCAGCGCCAGCTGCTGGCGTTGGAGCTGCAGGCCAAGCGGCTGGAGCTGGAGGCCCTCATGAGCAAGGACCAGGGGCTGCCGTGTGCCGTCAACCACGACAAGACTCGCTCCATGGACACAG GCTACGTGGACGGCACCACCAGCACCACCTGGGGCAGCACCACCCAGGACCTGGCCGACCGCAGTCTCTGCTACTCCAG tGACGAGGGCGGAGAAGAGGAGGAGGACGTGGAGGTGTGCCCCAGCGTGCAGATGAGGGTCCGAGCGCAGAGGGAGCCGGCCCCCTCCAGGGAACCTCTCCACATGTCGCTGTGTCTGGACTCCGCGCCCAGCACCCAGCCACACACCTCTG GAGACGGCGCGGCACGCCCGTCGTGGCTCGCGCCCCAGGACGCAGCGAGCAGCAAGGCCGTGCCGCCCACGAGCGACTACGCACCACCCAGCAGCACCCTCTCCGGAGGTGCCCCTAACAACGTGTGGAAGCCACCGCATCTCCAG GGGGACGGCTGGGGCGTGGTGTACTCTCCGCTGCCTGGGGACTCGTACTACCAACACCTGCTGGCCACCAGCCAGATGCAGCAGCAGAATATGGTGTTCACCATGCTGaaccagtgctgccaactgctgTGGCTGCAGCAGCGCGATCTGCAGGCCCTGCGTGCTGCTGTACACTCG CTGCAGGAGCGGGTCTCGGGGGCGGGTCCCGGCACGGAGCCCGCGGAGGCCGCTCGCTGCGGCATGGCCGGGTACGGGCTGTTCCTGCCCGCGCAGGATGAGGCCCAGCTCAACAACTGCTTCCCCAGCACGCCCGCGCTGAACAACCAGGTGCCGCCCGGCAACCGCGCCAACAACTACTGGGACAACTTCCGCAG TTACTCGCGCCAGAACCTGCTGTCGACGGGCGCGTCGAAGAGCAACGAGGGCCCGGGGGCGGCCTCGCACAGCCCCAGCCCGCTCGTGGAGCGCTCGCACAACTCGCTGCAGGGTCCGGCCCTGTCCCTGGGCGCGGCCGCCCTGCCCGTCCCGCCGGAGCGGCCGCCGTCCGC AGGGCGCAAGGACAAGCTGAACACGGACCAGACGCAGCGGGGCCGGGCCGTGAATCAGCGTGCCGCCGGCGCTGCCTCCGTCGCAACCACGGCCGCCGTCAAGAAGAGGAGACACCCCGCCCCCAAGATCACCTCCCTGCCCCCTCGCAACACCCACAA TGGCAGTGCTGGCGCTGGCGTCTGCTACCTCAGGGACGACAGCTCGCGCCCAGTGCACGAGGAGGTGACTGCACTCATATCGGCCAACGAGAGCCGCCCGGACTTCTTGCTGCAACTGTTCCGTGAGCTGCGCTCCCTCCACTCGGACCCTCTGAGGCAGAGCGCGCCTCGCTCCGTCCTCCAG CCACGGCAGTTCTCACCACTCGACGTTCCTGCAGAGAGAGTGGCTGCTGCTTCCGCGCCCCCGATCGACGACGTCAAG GTCAGCGACATGAAGACGTGCACCCCGGCTGCGGACTGGATGTTCTCCGGCCTGCTGGTCGACAAGGGACCCTCCGCCGCTGGCGACCGGCAG GAGGAGAACGGACCGGTGCTCCCGGAGCCTCTACCGAGGAACGCTGCCTGGAAGATGAAGGAACTGCTGACGGTGTCTCCAGATCTTCAGCTGGTGAGTGACACGGCTGGATGCCTGCGGTGGTTGGCGGGAGACTGGAGTGTCCCGTGCGTGGTGTTGCAGCTGGCCCAGGGGCAGGGACACGCACACGCAGACTGGAGCGTTCAGAGCGTGGTGACGGAACTACGCCCGCTGCTGCGAGCCCATTATGACGACACCTGCACACCAGCGCTGCTGGAGACCCTGAGATGTGCCGTGGTGAGGCTGCTGCCGGAGCAGTGCAGCGACGCGTACTGCTGCAGCCAGCTGGACGTCCTGCTGCGTGACGCCTTCCTGCCCTTCCACCACTGCCG GCTGGGCAACGTGGCAGAACAGTTGCTGGTCGTGGTGGCAGAAGTGCTGCAGGGCGAGCTGAGCTTCCTGGCGCAGGCCGGCCAACTGTGCAGACCCCCGTCGCCTGCTACTGTCTTCACG GGGGAGGATGCGAGCGGTGTGCAGCACGTAGGCGAGacccacgcctcgccactgctgcTGGACACTGCCCGG CCAGGACCGGTGGTCGGCGCAGCGGAGCTGTGCAACGGAGACCTGGCGGAGGCCGACCAGTCGTGCCGTGCCGGCTGCGACACGGACGCTAGCTGCGATGCAGAG GCAGCTGcggtggaggaggtgggggtgTCGGAGGCGAGCGAGGAGACTCAGGCCCTTGTCAACGGCCACGCCAACAGCGCGCCTGAGCACGCTCAACCTGCCACAGAG
- the LOC134536169 gene encoding uncharacterized protein LOC134536169 isoform X4 has translation MAPGAGGGGRPTGTVPKTKMYDPARDQRRDHGPPLNHFSNNLLGLDWQDAHYDRRTRKNSNRSFSDHCEPMDDGGSSHDNRCNSSSYTPDGCQWSSPGPAPPDTDAAVPAREHAHRNSIRDKSNISKTADRSEVVTRLNQICDYIKQTSCLMDTLKNSENSNLVELESTGSSTRGSVGVSPGSNLSPSRASSQGRRQSGSERDELRMKVEESQRKLQALQEHQAALAALQDKARQQLLEARQEQSALMVRCSADDAEEPLEDAVKLDQLQLRLQNLAEMCHDRNQLAVQLGEARAEEMLPEQLALQNKLQQLQSKKQHMDHLVSAPQAAAVAPDAAPARDKVAELSVMKQQLAHLKELVASVEHGKAGERGSEEQAVNLRRQNVHGGSTGDDLATDIHVRTQRLRDAQGRLQQLQELMTLVGDAHASGRPLPDHCLDALLQESSACPVRPGLGPDVTLDKNAALHKDLYPALREKKTNSQSQRQLLALELQAKRLELEALMSKDQGLPCAVNHDKTRSMDTGYVDGTTSTTWGSTTQDLADRSLCYSSDEGGEEEEDVEVCPSVQMRVRAQREPAPSREPLHMSLCLDSAPSTQPHTSGDGAARPSWLAPQDAASSKAVPPTSDYAPPSSTLSGGAPNNVWKPPHLQGDGWGVVYSPLPGDSYYQHLLATSQMQQQNMVFTMLNQCCQLLWLQQRDLQALRAAVHSLQERVSGAGPGTEPAEAARCGMAGYGLFLPAQDEAQLNNCFPSTPALNNQVPPGNRANNYWDNFRSYSRQNLLSTGASKSNEGPGAASHSPSPLVERSHNSLQGPALSLGAAALPVPPERPPSAGRKDKLNTDQTQRGRAVNQRAAGAASVATTAAVKKRRHPAPKITSLPPRNTHNGSAGAGVCYLRDDSSRPVHEEVTALISANESRPDFLLQLFRELRSLHSDPLRQSAPRSVLQPRQFSPLDVPAERVAAASAPPIDDVKVSDMKTCTPAADWMFSGLLVDKGPSAAGDRQEENGPVLPEPLPRNAAWKMKELLTVSPDLQLLAQGQGHAHADWSVQSVVTELRPLLRAHYDDTCTPALLETLRCAVVRLLPEQCSDAYCCSQLDVLLRDAFLPFHHCRLGNVAEQLLVVVAEVLQGELSFLAQAGQLCRPPSPATVFTGEDASGVQHVGETHASPLLLDTARPGPVVGAAELCNGDLAEADQSCRAGCDTDASCDAEAAAVEEVGVSEASEETQALVNGHANSAPEHAQPATEAAGEEAELARADDQDWTSRDWTPPPPITPGAELP, from the exons ATGGCTCCCGGGGCAGGAGGCGGGGGCCGCCCCACCGGCACCGTGCCCAAGACCAAGATGTACGACCCCGCGCGCGACCAGCGTCGCGACCACGGTCCGCCGCTCAACCACTTCTCCAACAACCTG CTGGGGCTGGACTGGCAGGACGCCCACTACGACCGGCGCACCCGGAAGAACAGCAACCGCTCGTTCTCGGACCACTGTGAGCCCATGGACG ACGGAGGCAGTTCCCACGACAACCGCTGCAACTCGTCCTCCTACACGCCTGATGGCTGCCAG TGGTCGAGCCCGGGGCCGGCGCCCCCGGACACGGACGCAGCCGTCCCGGCCAGGGAGCATGCACACCGCAACTCCATCAGGGACAAGAGCAACATCTCCAAGACG GCGGACCGCAGCGAAGTGGTGACGCGGCTCAACCAGATCTGCGACTACATCAAGCAGACCTCCTGCCTCATGGACACGCTCAAGAACAGCGAGAACTCC AACTTGGTGGAGCTGGAGAGCACGGGCTCGTCGACCCGGGGAAGCGTGGGTGTCAGCCCCGGGTCCAACCTGAGCCCGAGCCGCGCTTCGAGCCAGGGCCGGCGTCAGTCT GGTAGCGAACGTGACGAGCTGCGCATGAAGGTGGAGGAGTCCCAGAGGAAG TTGCAGGCCCTGCAGGAGCACCAGGCCGCGCTCGCCGCGCTGCAGGACAAGGCACGTCAACAACTGCTCGAGGCACGGCAGGAGCAG AGTGCGCTGATGGTGCGCTGCTCAGCGGACGACGCGGAGGAGCCCTTGGAAGATGCTGTGAAGCTGGACCAGCTGCAGCTGCGGCTCCAGAATCTGGCCGAGATGTGCCACGACAGGAACCAG CTGGCGGTGCAGCTGGGAGAGGCCAGGGCTGAGGAGATGCTTCCCGAGCAACTGGCTCTGCAGAACAAGCTGCAGCAGCTGCAGAGCAAGAAGCAGCACATGGACCACCTGGTGTCTGCGCCCCAGGCCGCTGCCGTCGCTCCAG atGCCGCGCCGGCCAGGGACAAGGTGGCGGAGCTGAGCGTGATGAAGCAGCAGCTGGCGCACCTCAAGGAGCTGGTGGCGAGCGTGGAGCACGGCAAG GCGGGGGAGCGCGGCTCGGAGGAACAGGCTGTCAACCTGCGCAGGCAGAACGTGCATGGTGGCAGCACTGGTGATGATCTGGCCACCGACATTCACGTCAGGACACA GAGGCTGAGGGACGCTCAGGGCCGGCTGCAGCAGCTGCAGGAGCTCATGACGCTCGTGGGGGACGCCCACGCCAGCGGCCGCCCGCTGCCGGACCACTGCCTGGATGCGTTACTGCAAGAGTCCTCCGCCTGCCCCGTCAG GCCGGGCTTGGGACCGGACGTGACCCTGGACAAGAACGCTGCTCTCCACAAGGACTTGTACCCTGCGCTGCGCGAGAAGAAAACCAACTCTCAG TCTCAGCGCCAGCTGCTGGCGTTGGAGCTGCAGGCCAAGCGGCTGGAGCTGGAGGCCCTCATGAGCAAGGACCAGGGGCTGCCGTGTGCCGTCAACCACGACAAGACTCGCTCCATGGACACAG GCTACGTGGACGGCACCACCAGCACCACCTGGGGCAGCACCACCCAGGACCTGGCCGACCGCAGTCTCTGCTACTCCAG tGACGAGGGCGGAGAAGAGGAGGAGGACGTGGAGGTGTGCCCCAGCGTGCAGATGAGGGTCCGAGCGCAGAGGGAGCCGGCCCCCTCCAGGGAACCTCTCCACATGTCGCTGTGTCTGGACTCCGCGCCCAGCACCCAGCCACACACCTCTG GAGACGGCGCGGCACGCCCGTCGTGGCTCGCGCCCCAGGACGCAGCGAGCAGCAAGGCCGTGCCGCCCACGAGCGACTACGCACCACCCAGCAGCACCCTCTCCGGAGGTGCCCCTAACAACGTGTGGAAGCCACCGCATCTCCAG GGGGACGGCTGGGGCGTGGTGTACTCTCCGCTGCCTGGGGACTCGTACTACCAACACCTGCTGGCCACCAGCCAGATGCAGCAGCAGAATATGGTGTTCACCATGCTGaaccagtgctgccaactgctgTGGCTGCAGCAGCGCGATCTGCAGGCCCTGCGTGCTGCTGTACACTCG CTGCAGGAGCGGGTCTCGGGGGCGGGTCCCGGCACGGAGCCCGCGGAGGCCGCTCGCTGCGGCATGGCCGGGTACGGGCTGTTCCTGCCCGCGCAGGATGAGGCCCAGCTCAACAACTGCTTCCCCAGCACGCCCGCGCTGAACAACCAGGTGCCGCCCGGCAACCGCGCCAACAACTACTGGGACAACTTCCGCAG TTACTCGCGCCAGAACCTGCTGTCGACGGGCGCGTCGAAGAGCAACGAGGGCCCGGGGGCGGCCTCGCACAGCCCCAGCCCGCTCGTGGAGCGCTCGCACAACTCGCTGCAGGGTCCGGCCCTGTCCCTGGGCGCGGCCGCCCTGCCCGTCCCGCCGGAGCGGCCGCCGTCCGC AGGGCGCAAGGACAAGCTGAACACGGACCAGACGCAGCGGGGCCGGGCCGTGAATCAGCGTGCCGCCGGCGCTGCCTCCGTCGCAACCACGGCCGCCGTCAAGAAGAGGAGACACCCCGCCCCCAAGATCACCTCCCTGCCCCCTCGCAACACCCACAA TGGCAGTGCTGGCGCTGGCGTCTGCTACCTCAGGGACGACAGCTCGCGCCCAGTGCACGAGGAGGTGACTGCACTCATATCGGCCAACGAGAGCCGCCCGGACTTCTTGCTGCAACTGTTCCGTGAGCTGCGCTCCCTCCACTCGGACCCTCTGAGGCAGAGCGCGCCTCGCTCCGTCCTCCAG CCACGGCAGTTCTCACCACTCGACGTTCCTGCAGAGAGAGTGGCTGCTGCTTCCGCGCCCCCGATCGACGACGTCAAG GTCAGCGACATGAAGACGTGCACCCCGGCTGCGGACTGGATGTTCTCCGGCCTGCTGGTCGACAAGGGACCCTCCGCCGCTGGCGACCGGCAG GAGGAGAACGGACCGGTGCTCCCGGAGCCTCTACCGAGGAACGCTGCCTGGAAGATGAAGGAACTGCTGACGGTGTCTCCAGATCTTCAGCTG CTGGCCCAGGGGCAGGGACACGCACACGCAGACTGGAGCGTTCAGAGCGTGGTGACGGAACTACGCCCGCTGCTGCGAGCCCATTATGACGACACCTGCACACCAGCGCTGCTGGAGACCCTGAGATGTGCCGTGGTGAGGCTGCTGCCGGAGCAGTGCAGCGACGCGTACTGCTGCAGCCAGCTGGACGTCCTGCTGCGTGACGCCTTCCTGCCCTTCCACCACTGCCG GCTGGGCAACGTGGCAGAACAGTTGCTGGTCGTGGTGGCAGAAGTGCTGCAGGGCGAGCTGAGCTTCCTGGCGCAGGCCGGCCAACTGTGCAGACCCCCGTCGCCTGCTACTGTCTTCACG GGGGAGGATGCGAGCGGTGTGCAGCACGTAGGCGAGacccacgcctcgccactgctgcTGGACACTGCCCGG CCAGGACCGGTGGTCGGCGCAGCGGAGCTGTGCAACGGAGACCTGGCGGAGGCCGACCAGTCGTGCCGTGCCGGCTGCGACACGGACGCTAGCTGCGATGCAGAG GCAGCTGcggtggaggaggtgggggtgTCGGAGGCGAGCGAGGAGACTCAGGCCCTTGTCAACGGCCACGCCAACAGCGCGCCTGAGCACGCTCAACCTGCCACAGAG